A genome region from Streptomyces xanthophaeus includes the following:
- a CDS encoding mycothiol-dependent nitroreductase Rv2466c family protein, whose amino-acid sequence MTDTQVREKTPVDFWFDPLCPWAWMTSRWMVEVEKVRDVEVRWHVMSLAVLNENKLDELPETYRELLGPKGWAPVRVVIAAQQKHGEEVTGKLYTALGTRIHNDEKGPTREVIAEALAEVGLPAELLAYADSDEYDEVLRASHNDGIDRVGQEVGTPVISVPGAEGDVAFFGPVVTPTPRGDAAARLWDGTLLVASTPGFYEIKRTRTEGPRFD is encoded by the coding sequence ATGACCGACACCCAGGTGCGCGAGAAGACCCCGGTCGACTTCTGGTTCGACCCGCTCTGCCCTTGGGCCTGGATGACGTCCCGCTGGATGGTCGAGGTCGAGAAGGTCCGCGACGTCGAGGTCCGCTGGCACGTGATGAGCCTCGCGGTGCTCAACGAGAACAAGCTCGACGAGCTGCCCGAGACCTACCGCGAGCTGCTCGGCCCCAAGGGCTGGGCCCCGGTGCGCGTGGTGATAGCGGCCCAGCAGAAGCATGGTGAGGAAGTCACCGGCAAGCTCTACACCGCGCTCGGAACCCGCATCCACAACGACGAGAAGGGCCCGACCCGCGAGGTGATCGCCGAGGCGCTGGCCGAGGTCGGCCTGCCGGCCGAGCTGCTCGCGTACGCCGACTCGGACGAGTACGACGAGGTGCTGCGGGCCTCGCACAACGACGGGATAGACCGGGTGGGCCAGGAGGTCGGCACCCCGGTGATCTCCGTTCCGGGCGCCGAGGGCGATGTGGCCTTCTTCGGTCCGGTCGTCACCCCGACCCCGCGCGGCGACGCGGCCGCCCGGCTCTGGGACGGCACTCTGCTCGTCGCCTCGACCCCGGGCTTCTACGAGATCAAGCGCACGCGTACCGAAGGTCCCCGCTTCGACTGA
- a CDS encoding S8 family serine peptidase — MTLESPSSIPGARRVARVAAAAGLVAALAATGAGPVFAATGADTPGTSPAVKSADQKLGSADAELLQQAKAKGDANVTVMVATAPGQTKQVADQLGSVQGASVGQTYDNLGYVRATLPTGKAEAALKAATKLDSVHGIDLRHEIQLPDPRPDADRETGTVKKTAAETYAAPDKNTPAKNPYNPSFETGAVDFVKDNPQADGRGVTIGIMDSGIDLGHPALQKTTTGERKIVDWVTATDPITDNDATWRPQITPVTSTGGSFTAGGQSWKAPEGSFQWSRFTESITATGDMKGDVNRDGDTTDRFGLLYDAAAGTVRVDTDQDGDFTNNEPMKPYKDGYQIGYFGTDNPATDVAERIPFVIEIRKGVPMDPLGGDWVGKKADFVNVGIIESEHGTHVAGITSANGLFGGAMNGEAPGAKLVSSRACSWSGGCTNVALTEGMIDLVVNRGVDIVNMSIGGLPALNDGNNARSELYKNLIDTYGVQLVISAGNSGPGVNTIGDPALADKVISVGASVSKETWAANYGSGVSAKYNMFPFSSRGPREDGGFTPTISAPGAAINTIQTWLPGAPVKEAGYTLPAGYGMLQGTSMASPQAAGASALLISAAKQHNIKLTPSSLRVALTTAAKKIDNVPAHAQGSGLIDIPGAWESIQRDAKANEFTVKAPVDTAIDQFLKTPGFGTGLYDREGGLKVGQKKVYNVVVTRTTGVKYGTRHNLSWRNNDGTFKVIGGYDYVTLPLNKPVTIKVEANAKTAGVHSGILQLDDETTEGIDKQILTTVVAAAPLAAPSFALSDSSSVQRNSHKSYFVTVPAGAKSLEVALGGLAAGSQTRFIAIHPHGVPVDPTATTNCYPNYDNPANTCRPDVRSYPEPTPGVWEIEVEARRTSPVLDNPFKLDVSVLGAAFDPAVKVLPEVKQGTPAPVQWSVKNSGAAISGGKLAGGPLGSAKVAKPTITPGETHSTEIAVPAGTSRLDVAIGKVSDTAADLDLEVYKDGVKVGSAADGDSEEAVSLVNPAAGTYTVKVIGYAIPSGSTTYDYRDVFFSAALGSVQVDEAAAVNLATGATAQVSANVLVTSPAPEGRQFFGQVQLLNARGTAAGTGSVQIEKVLP, encoded by the coding sequence ATGACCCTCGAATCCCCCAGCTCCATACCCGGGGCCAGACGCGTCGCGCGCGTCGCGGCCGCGGCCGGCCTGGTCGCCGCGCTCGCGGCCACCGGCGCCGGGCCCGTGTTCGCGGCGACCGGCGCGGACACCCCGGGCACCTCGCCCGCGGTCAAGTCCGCCGACCAGAAGCTCGGTTCGGCCGACGCCGAACTCCTGCAGCAGGCCAAGGCCAAGGGTGACGCGAACGTCACCGTCATGGTCGCGACCGCCCCCGGCCAGACCAAGCAGGTGGCGGACCAGCTCGGCTCGGTCCAGGGCGCCTCGGTGGGCCAGACGTACGACAACCTCGGTTACGTGCGCGCCACCCTGCCCACCGGCAAGGCCGAGGCCGCGCTGAAGGCGGCCACCAAGCTGGACTCGGTGCACGGCATCGACCTGCGGCACGAGATCCAGCTGCCGGACCCGCGCCCCGACGCCGACCGCGAGACCGGCACGGTGAAGAAGACCGCCGCCGAGACCTACGCGGCGCCGGACAAGAACACCCCCGCGAAGAACCCGTACAACCCGTCCTTCGAGACCGGTGCGGTCGACTTCGTGAAGGACAACCCGCAGGCCGACGGCCGCGGCGTGACCATCGGCATCATGGACTCGGGCATCGACCTCGGTCACCCGGCCCTGCAGAAGACCACCACCGGCGAGCGCAAGATCGTCGACTGGGTGACGGCCACCGACCCGATCACCGACAACGACGCCACCTGGCGCCCGCAGATCACCCCGGTCACCTCCACCGGCGGCAGCTTCACCGCGGGCGGCCAGAGCTGGAAGGCCCCGGAGGGCAGCTTCCAGTGGAGCCGCTTCACCGAGTCGATCACCGCCACCGGTGACATGAAGGGCGACGTCAACCGCGACGGTGACACCACCGACCGGTTCGGCCTGCTCTACGACGCCGCCGCCGGCACCGTCCGCGTCGACACCGACCAGGACGGCGACTTCACGAACAACGAGCCGATGAAGCCGTACAAGGACGGCTACCAGATCGGCTACTTCGGCACGGACAACCCGGCGACCGACGTCGCCGAGCGCATCCCGTTCGTGATCGAGATCCGCAAGGGCGTCCCGATGGACCCGCTCGGCGGCGACTGGGTCGGCAAGAAGGCCGACTTCGTCAACGTCGGCATCATCGAGTCCGAGCACGGCACGCACGTCGCCGGCATCACCTCCGCCAACGGCCTCTTCGGCGGCGCGATGAACGGCGAGGCGCCCGGCGCGAAGCTCGTCTCCTCGCGCGCCTGCTCCTGGTCCGGCGGCTGCACCAACGTCGCGCTGACCGAGGGCATGATCGACCTGGTCGTCAACCGCGGCGTGGACATCGTCAACATGTCCATCGGCGGCCTGCCGGCGCTGAACGACGGCAACAACGCGCGCTCCGAGCTCTACAAGAACCTCATCGACACCTACGGCGTCCAGCTGGTCATCTCGGCCGGCAACTCGGGCCCGGGCGTCAACACCATCGGCGACCCCGCCCTCGCGGACAAGGTCATCTCCGTGGGCGCGTCGGTCTCCAAGGAGACCTGGGCCGCCAACTACGGCTCCGGTGTGAGCGCGAAGTACAACATGTTCCCCTTCTCCTCGCGCGGTCCGCGTGAGGACGGCGGCTTCACGCCGACCATCAGCGCCCCCGGCGCGGCCATCAACACCATCCAGACCTGGCTGCCCGGCGCCCCGGTGAAGGAGGCCGGCTACACCCTGCCGGCCGGTTACGGCATGCTCCAGGGCACCTCGATGGCCTCGCCGCAGGCGGCGGGCGCGAGCGCCCTGCTGATCTCGGCCGCCAAGCAGCACAACATCAAGCTGACGCCGTCCTCCCTGCGGGTCGCGCTCACCACCGCCGCCAAGAAGATCGACAACGTCCCCGCGCACGCGCAGGGTTCGGGTCTGATCGACATCCCCGGCGCGTGGGAGTCCATCCAGCGCGACGCGAAGGCCAACGAGTTCACCGTCAAGGCGCCGGTCGACACCGCGATCGACCAGTTCCTGAAGACCCCGGGCTTCGGCACCGGCCTGTACGACCGCGAGGGCGGCCTCAAGGTCGGCCAGAAGAAGGTCTACAACGTCGTCGTCACCCGCACCACGGGCGTCAAGTACGGCACCCGGCACAACCTGAGCTGGCGCAACAACGACGGCACCTTCAAGGTCATCGGCGGCTACGACTACGTCACCCTGCCGCTGAACAAGCCCGTCACCATCAAGGTCGAGGCCAACGCCAAGACGGCCGGCGTCCACAGCGGCATCCTGCAGCTGGACGACGAGACCACCGAGGGCATCGACAAGCAGATCCTGACGACCGTCGTGGCCGCCGCCCCCCTGGCCGCGCCGTCGTTCGCCCTGTCCGACAGCTCCTCGGTGCAGCGCAACAGCCACAAGTCGTACTTCGTGACGGTCCCGGCGGGTGCCAAGAGCCTGGAGGTCGCCCTCGGCGGTCTCGCGGCGGGCAGCCAGACGCGCTTCATCGCGATCCACCCGCACGGCGTGCCGGTCGACCCGACGGCCACGACCAACTGCTACCCGAACTACGACAACCCGGCCAACACCTGCCGCCCCGACGTCCGCTCGTACCCCGAGCCGACGCCGGGTGTCTGGGAGATCGAGGTCGAGGCCCGTCGTACGTCGCCGGTGCTCGACAACCCGTTCAAGCTGGACGTCTCCGTGCTCGGCGCGGCCTTCGACCCCGCGGTCAAGGTCCTGCCCGAGGTGAAGCAGGGCACCCCCGCCCCGGTCCAGTGGAGCGTCAAGAACTCCGGCGCGGCCATCTCCGGCGGCAAGCTCGCCGGCGGTCCGCTCGGTTCCGCGAAGGTCGCCAAGCCGACCATCACTCCCGGTGAGACCCACTCCACCGAGATCGCGGTCCCCGCGGGCACCTCGCGCCTCGACGTCGCGATCGGCAAGGTGTCCGACACCGCCGCCGACCTCGACCTGGAGGTCTACAAGGACGGCGTCAAGGTCGGCTCGGCCGCCGACGGCGACTCCGAGGAGGCCGTGAGCCTGGTGAACCCGGCCGCGGGCACCTACACCGTCAAGGTGATCGGCTACGCGATCCCGTCCGGTTCCACCACGTACGACTACCGTGACGTGTTCTTCTCGGCCGCCCTGGGCTCCGTCCAGGTCGACGAGGCCGCCGCGGTGAACCTCGCCACCGGCGCCACCGCGCAGGTCTCGGCGAACGTCCTGGTCACCAGCCCGGCCCCCGAGGGCCGGCAGTTCTTCGGCCAGGTCCAGCTGCTCAACGCCCGCGGCACCGCCGCCGGCACCGGCAGCGTGCAGATCGAGAAGGTCCTCCCGTAG
- the pepN gene encoding aminopeptidase N, which produces MPGENLSRDEARERAELLSVDGYEVVLDIRSAVDEAEPAEGPRTFRSVTTIRFRAAGDGASTFADLIAPSVNAVTLNGRALDVAAVFDGARISLDGLATENVLVVDANCAYSRTGEGLHRFVDPEDGEVYLYTQYEPADARRVYANFEQPDLKAPYRFEVTAPEGWQVWSNGAEESREAGVWRFAETAPISTYITCVVAGPYHYVTDSYTRGDLTIPLGAMCRKGLAKHFDADDVFLVTKQGFDLFHEIFDYPYPFGKYDQAFVPEYNLGAMENPGMVTFREEYIFRGKVTQASYEARANVILHEMAHMWFGDLVTMKWWDDLWLKESFADFMGSFGLVEATRFDQAWITFANRRKSWAYRADQLPSTHPITADIRDLEDAKLNFDGITYAKGASVLKQLVAYVGREAFLEGARRYFKANAYGNTTLDDLLSVLAEVSGRDMATWSRAWLQTAGVNALTPVITYDAGGRVTELAVVQEGDELRPHRVAVGLYRLESDGTLVRYARADADVSGARTVVTELAGTDRPDLVLVNDEDLTYCKIRFDEGSLETLRAHLGDLTDPLARALSWSALWNLTRDGLMPARDFVSLVLTHAGRETDVGVLQMLHAQALTSVTHYAAPAWREQGGRELAAGALHELRLAAPGSEHQLTWARFFAAGAATEGDFQLLLGLLEGSARIDGLDVDQELRWDFLLPLAAHGAVDETVLAAELARDDTASGKRHQVRCLAARPSQAVKDQAWAAVVESDALSNALVEATIAGMQQSSQRGLLAAYAGRYFEVIERVWADRSIQIAMDVVKGLYPSLQSDSVTLEATDAWLAAHADAAPALRRLVLESRDDLARALRAQACDATAAN; this is translated from the coding sequence GTGCCCGGTGAGAATCTGTCCCGCGACGAGGCCCGCGAGCGGGCCGAGCTGCTGTCCGTCGACGGGTACGAGGTGGTCCTCGACATCCGGTCCGCGGTGGACGAGGCCGAACCGGCCGAGGGTCCGCGGACCTTCCGCTCGGTGACGACGATCCGCTTCCGGGCGGCGGGTGACGGCGCTTCCACCTTCGCGGACCTGATCGCACCCTCGGTGAACGCCGTGACCCTGAACGGGCGCGCGCTGGACGTGGCCGCCGTCTTCGACGGCGCCCGGATCTCCCTCGACGGCCTGGCCACCGAGAACGTCCTCGTGGTCGACGCGAACTGCGCGTACAGCCGGACCGGCGAGGGCCTGCACCGCTTCGTGGACCCGGAGGACGGCGAGGTCTACCTCTACACCCAGTACGAGCCGGCCGACGCGCGGCGGGTGTACGCGAACTTCGAGCAGCCCGACCTGAAGGCCCCCTACCGCTTCGAGGTGACCGCTCCCGAGGGCTGGCAGGTGTGGAGCAACGGCGCGGAGGAGTCCCGCGAGGCGGGCGTCTGGCGGTTCGCGGAGACCGCGCCGATCTCCACGTACATCACGTGCGTGGTCGCGGGCCCCTACCACTACGTGACGGACTCCTACACGCGCGGGGACCTGACCATCCCGCTGGGCGCGATGTGCCGCAAGGGGCTGGCGAAGCACTTCGACGCGGACGACGTCTTCCTCGTCACCAAGCAGGGCTTCGACCTCTTCCACGAGATCTTCGACTACCCCTACCCCTTCGGGAAGTACGACCAGGCCTTCGTGCCGGAGTACAACCTGGGCGCGATGGAGAACCCGGGGATGGTGACCTTCCGCGAGGAGTACATCTTCCGCGGCAAGGTCACGCAGGCCTCGTACGAGGCGCGCGCGAACGTCATCCTGCACGAGATGGCGCACATGTGGTTCGGCGACCTGGTCACCATGAAGTGGTGGGACGACCTGTGGCTGAAGGAGTCCTTCGCCGACTTCATGGGCTCCTTCGGGCTGGTCGAGGCCACCCGCTTCGACCAGGCGTGGATCACCTTCGCCAACCGCCGCAAGTCGTGGGCCTACCGGGCCGACCAACTGCCGTCCACGCACCCGATCACGGCCGACATCCGTGACCTGGAGGACGCCAAGCTGAACTTCGACGGCATCACCTACGCCAAGGGCGCCTCGGTGCTCAAGCAGCTGGTCGCCTACGTGGGCCGGGAGGCCTTCCTGGAGGGCGCGCGGCGCTACTTCAAGGCCAACGCCTACGGGAACACCACCCTCGACGACCTGCTGTCGGTGCTCGCCGAGGTCTCCGGGCGGGACATGGCGACCTGGTCGCGGGCCTGGCTGCAGACCGCCGGGGTGAACGCGCTGACCCCGGTGATCACCTACGACGCGGGCGGCCGCGTGACGGAACTGGCCGTCGTGCAGGAGGGCGACGAGCTGCGCCCGCACCGGGTCGCGGTGGGTCTGTACCGGCTGGAGTCCGACGGGACCCTGGTCCGCTACGCGCGGGCCGACGCGGACGTGTCGGGCGCGCGGACGGTGGTCACGGAGCTCGCGGGCACGGACCGGCCCGACCTGGTCCTGGTCAACGACGAGGACCTCACCTACTGCAAGATCCGCTTCGACGAGGGCTCCCTGGAGACCCTGCGGGCCCACCTCGGCGACCTGACGGACCCGCTCGCGCGGGCGCTGAGCTGGTCGGCGCTGTGGAACCTGACGCGTGACGGCCTGATGCCGGCGCGCGACTTCGTGTCGCTGGTCCTCACGCACGCGGGCCGGGAGACGGACGTCGGCGTCCTGCAGATGCTGCACGCGCAGGCCCTGACCTCGGTCACCCACTACGCGGCGCCCGCCTGGCGCGAGCAGGGCGGCCGGGAGCTGGCGGCGGGTGCGCTGCACGAGCTGCGGCTCGCGGCGCCCGGGTCGGAGCACCAGCTGACCTGGGCCCGCTTCTTCGCGGCGGGCGCGGCGACGGAGGGCGACTTCCAGCTGCTGCTCGGGCTGCTGGAGGGTTCGGCGCGGATCGACGGTCTGGACGTGGACCAGGAGCTGCGCTGGGACTTCCTGCTGCCGCTGGCCGCGCACGGGGCGGTGGACGAGACCGTGCTCGCCGCCGAACTGGCGCGCGACGACACGGCCTCGGGCAAGCGGCACCAGGTGCGGTGCCTGGCGGCGCGGCCCTCGCAGGCGGTGAAGGACCAGGCGTGGGCGGCGGTGGTCGAATCGGACGCGCTGTCCAACGCGCTGGTCGAGGCGACGATCGCGGGCATGCAGCAGTCCTCGCAGCGGGGCCTGCTGGCGGCCTACGCGGGGCGCTACTTCGAGGTGATCGAACGGGTGTGGGCGGACCGGTCGATCCAGATCGCGATGGACGTGGTGAAGGGGCTGTACCCGTCGCTGCAAAGTGACTCCGTCACCCTGGAGGCCACCGACGCGTGGCTCGCCGCGCACGCCGATGCGGCTCCGGCCCTTCGCCGCCTGGTACTGGAGTCCCGCGACGACCTGGCCCGGGCCCTGCGCGCCCAGGCTTGCGACGCGACGGCCGCCAACTAA
- a CDS encoding pyridoxamine 5'-phosphate oxidase family protein — protein sequence MSGAYHWGALAVQERVGVRDLAEHVGRSIGTGIRDVAAAFLGLQPHLVVGAADGAGRMWATLLTGAPGFVRATGPDRIAVAGGPPAGDPLAEALATAGTRVGTIALDPRTRRRMRLNGTLEVTRGGFAVEAEQVFANCPKYLQKRQPLELARQGAGVVRRGEALTPGQQRTVRGADTFFVATTAEADGADASHRGGLPGFVEVVSPVELAWPDYAGNAMFLTLGNLTADPRAGLLFPDWESGAVLQLSGRARTEFGADGSRRTRFRVESVVESVHPGRLLWSTPEYSPHLGSTTR from the coding sequence ATGTCCGGGGCATACCACTGGGGCGCGCTGGCCGTGCAGGAGCGGGTCGGCGTACGTGACCTCGCCGAACACGTCGGCCGCTCGATCGGCACGGGCATCCGGGACGTCGCCGCGGCCTTCCTCGGGCTCCAGCCGCACCTGGTCGTCGGCGCCGCCGACGGCGCGGGGCGGATGTGGGCCACCCTGCTCACCGGCGCGCCCGGTTTCGTACGGGCCACCGGGCCGGACCGGATCGCGGTCGCCGGCGGTCCACCGGCCGGAGACCCGCTCGCCGAGGCGCTGGCCACGGCAGGGACCCGGGTCGGGACCATCGCGCTCGACCCGCGCACCCGGCGCCGGATGCGGCTGAACGGGACCCTGGAGGTGACACGGGGAGGCTTCGCCGTCGAGGCCGAGCAGGTCTTCGCCAACTGCCCGAAGTACCTGCAGAAGCGGCAGCCGCTGGAGCTCGCCCGGCAGGGGGCGGGCGTGGTGCGGCGCGGGGAGGCGCTGACCCCCGGCCAGCAGCGGACCGTGCGCGGCGCCGACACCTTCTTCGTCGCCACCACGGCGGAGGCGGACGGGGCCGACGCCAGTCACCGGGGCGGGCTGCCGGGCTTCGTGGAGGTGGTCTCGCCGGTCGAACTGGCCTGGCCGGACTACGCGGGCAACGCGATGTTCCTCACCCTGGGGAACCTGACGGCCGATCCGCGGGCCGGGCTGCTCTTCCCGGACTGGGAGAGCGGGGCGGTCCTTCAGCTCAGCGGCCGGGCCCGGACGGAGTTCGGGGCCGACGGAAGTCGCCGCACCCGTTTCCGGGTGGAGTCGGTGGTGGAGAGCGTGCATCCGGGGCGGCTGTTGTGGAGCACCCCGGAGTACTCGCCTCACCTGGGCAGTACCACCAGGTAG
- a CDS encoding VOC family protein yields MTTAISKLRTGHVGLNVTDLERSLAFYRGALDFEVLGEGKEEGRRFAFLGQDGELVLTLWQQAEDAYAPTAAGLHHLAFSAGAVEEVREYEARLRDLGVEFAYEGVVAHREGAASGGIFFHDPDGTRLEISVPTGAEGAPAPTESAPTCGFF; encoded by the coding sequence ATGACGACTGCCATCAGCAAGCTCCGCACCGGGCACGTGGGCCTGAACGTCACCGATCTGGAGCGCTCGCTCGCCTTCTATCGGGGCGCGCTCGACTTCGAGGTGCTGGGCGAGGGCAAGGAGGAGGGCCGCCGCTTCGCCTTCCTCGGCCAGGACGGTGAGCTCGTCCTGACGCTCTGGCAGCAGGCGGAGGACGCGTACGCGCCCACTGCGGCGGGTCTGCACCACCTGGCGTTCTCCGCCGGCGCCGTCGAAGAGGTGCGGGAGTACGAGGCGCGGCTGCGCGACCTGGGCGTCGAGTTCGCCTACGAGGGCGTCGTCGCCCACAGGGAGGGCGCGGCCTCGGGCGGCATCTTCTTCCACGACCCCGACGGGACCCGCCTGGAGATCTCGGTCCCGACCGGCGCGGAAGGCGCACCCGCCCCCACCGAATCCGCCCCCACCTGCGGCTTCTTCTAG
- a CDS encoding superoxide dismutase: MAIYTLPELPYDYAALEPVINPQIIELHHDKHHAAYVTGANNTLEQLAEARDKENWGALNGLEKNLAFHLSGHILHSIYWHNMASPKTGEGGGEPTAADGLGDLADAITESFGSFAKFKKQLTFASSATQGSGWGVLAYEPVSGRLVVEQVYDHQGNVGVASTPILVFDAWEHAFYLQYKNQKVDFIEAMWNVVNWQDVSKRYADAKANTPLLIPAKG; encoded by the coding sequence ATGGCCATCTACACGCTTCCTGAGCTTCCGTACGACTACGCGGCGCTGGAGCCGGTGATCAACCCGCAGATCATCGAGCTGCACCACGACAAGCACCACGCGGCCTACGTCACGGGCGCCAACAACACGCTGGAGCAGCTGGCGGAGGCGCGCGACAAGGAGAACTGGGGCGCCCTCAACGGCCTCGAGAAGAACCTCGCGTTCCACCTCTCCGGCCACATCCTGCACAGCATCTACTGGCACAACATGGCCAGCCCGAAGACCGGCGAGGGCGGCGGCGAGCCCACCGCGGCCGACGGCCTGGGCGACCTGGCCGACGCGATCACCGAGTCCTTCGGCTCCTTCGCGAAGTTCAAGAAGCAGCTGACCTTCGCGTCCTCCGCCACCCAGGGCTCCGGCTGGGGCGTGCTCGCGTACGAGCCGGTCAGCGGCCGCCTGGTCGTCGAGCAGGTCTACGACCACCAGGGCAACGTGGGCGTCGCCAGCACGCCGATCCTGGTCTTCGACGCCTGGGAGCATGCCTTCTACCTTCAGTACAAGAACCAGAAGGTGGACTTCATCGAGGCGATGTGGAACGTCGTCAACTGGCAGGACGTGTCCAAGCGCTACGCCGACGCCAAGGCGAACACCCCGCTGCTGATCCCCGCCAAGGGCTGA
- a CDS encoding CGNR zinc finger domain-containing protein, whose protein sequence is MTAVDPRPLTGEPVALDLLNTRWMREGELTDLFAGAFGLARVEGLRIWLESTGLAGRFRANASTLVHLLTAREALARAVADPADESARALIDAVLEHGRIRATLTAEGPGERAEFDDPTWGPAWTAARNYLELLSTAPDRIRKCASETCVLHFHDTSRNGTRRWCSMAACGNRAKASRHYARTRER, encoded by the coding sequence ATGACGGCGGTGGACCCACGACCCCTGACCGGGGAGCCGGTCGCGCTCGACCTGCTGAACACGCGGTGGATGCGGGAGGGCGAGCTCACCGACCTGTTCGCCGGCGCCTTCGGGCTCGCCCGGGTCGAGGGGCTGCGGATCTGGCTGGAGTCCACCGGGCTGGCCGGCCGCTTCCGCGCCAACGCCTCGACCCTCGTCCACCTGCTGACCGCCCGTGAGGCGCTGGCCCGCGCGGTGGCGGACCCGGCCGACGAGAGCGCCCGCGCCCTGATCGACGCCGTACTGGAACACGGCCGCATCCGCGCCACCCTGACGGCCGAAGGGCCGGGCGAGCGCGCCGAGTTCGACGATCCGACCTGGGGGCCCGCCTGGACGGCCGCCCGGAACTACCTGGAACTGCTGAGCACCGCGCCCGACCGGATCCGCAAGTGCGCCTCCGAGACCTGCGTCCTGCACTTCCACGACACCTCGCGCAACGGCACGCGGCGCTGGTGCTCGATGGCCGCCTGCGGAAACCGGGCGAAAGCCTCCCGTCATTACGCGCGCACGCGCGAGCGCTGA
- a CDS encoding M28 family metallopeptidase — protein MRAIRHRRRSIPALAALAAAAVAAPVLLTATPAAAHPREGRLAKELVEEVTAKGAYRHLKKFQQIADANGGNRAAGTPGHAASAAYVYDTLKKAGYQVSYQDFDIYEAHTRTERTTVLGQDSRELATAAFTFTKSTPAGGLAAPLALARVDETPGCTADDYPAGAFAGKIALVKRGACTFVEKQRAAAAAGALGVIVYNHSGTTPVRGGFSSPAEGIIPSAGITLADGEALTAAAAKGEVSVRLELDQEHVKKTTRNVIAETRGGRSDRVVTLGAHLDSVPEGPGINDNGSGSAGLLEVALKLADEGANKKGKGPANKVRFGWWSAEELGLLGSEHYVAQLSEKQKKDIALYLNFDMIASPNPVQFVYDGDDSDRTGAGAGPAGSAEIEALINGFLDKKRKPHEGSDFDGRSDYGPFIANGIPAGGTFTGAEGIKTAEQAARYGGTAGAPYDPNYHGAGDDLKNLDLGVFDTNLDVIAHAVGTYAESLRSLGKQ, from the coding sequence GTGCGCGCCATCCGCCACCGCCGCCGGTCCATACCGGCGCTCGCCGCCCTCGCTGCAGCCGCCGTCGCCGCACCCGTCCTGCTGACCGCCACGCCGGCGGCCGCCCACCCGCGCGAGGGCAGGCTGGCCAAGGAGCTGGTGGAGGAGGTCACCGCCAAGGGCGCCTACCGCCACCTGAAGAAGTTCCAGCAGATCGCCGACGCCAACGGCGGCAACCGCGCCGCCGGTACGCCGGGCCACGCGGCCTCAGCCGCCTACGTGTACGACACGCTGAAGAAGGCCGGGTACCAGGTCTCGTACCAGGACTTCGACATCTACGAGGCGCACACCAGGACGGAGAGGACCACCGTCCTCGGCCAGGACTCCCGCGAGCTGGCCACCGCCGCCTTCACCTTCACCAAGTCCACCCCGGCCGGCGGCCTGGCCGCCCCGCTCGCCCTGGCCCGGGTCGACGAGACCCCCGGCTGCACGGCCGACGACTATCCGGCCGGTGCCTTCGCCGGGAAGATCGCGCTGGTCAAGCGGGGTGCGTGCACCTTCGTGGAGAAGCAGCGGGCCGCCGCCGCGGCCGGCGCGCTCGGCGTGATCGTCTACAACCACAGCGGCACCACCCCGGTGCGCGGCGGGTTCTCCTCGCCCGCCGAGGGGATCATCCCGAGCGCCGGCATCACGCTGGCCGACGGTGAGGCGCTGACCGCGGCCGCCGCGAAGGGCGAGGTGAGCGTGCGCCTGGAGCTGGACCAGGAGCACGTGAAGAAGACCACCCGCAATGTGATCGCCGAGACCCGCGGCGGCCGCTCCGACCGCGTGGTGACCCTGGGCGCCCACCTGGACTCCGTACCCGAGGGCCCGGGCATCAACGACAACGGCTCCGGTTCGGCCGGCCTGCTGGAGGTGGCCCTGAAGCTCGCGGACGAGGGCGCCAACAAGAAGGGCAAGGGACCCGCCAACAAGGTGCGCTTCGGCTGGTGGTCGGCGGAGGAGCTGGGCCTGCTGGGCTCGGAGCACTACGTCGCGCAGCTGTCCGAGAAGCAGAAGAAGGACATCGCGCTCTACCTGAACTTCGACATGATCGCCTCGCCGAACCCGGTGCAGTTCGTCTACGACGGCGACGACTCGGACAGGACGGGCGCGGGCGCGGGACCGGCGGGCTCGGCCGAGATCGAGGCGCTGATCAACGGCTTCCTCGACAAGAAGCGCAAGCCGCACGAGGGCAGTGACTTCGACGGCCGCTCCGACTACGGCCCGTTCATCGCGAACGGCATCCCGGCGGGCGGCACCTTCACCGGCGCCGAGGGCATCAAGACCGCCGAGCAGGCGGCGCGCTACGGCGGCACGGCCGGGGCCCCGTACGACCCGAACTACCACGGGGCGGGGGACGACCTGAAGAACCTGGACCTGGGGGTCTTCGACACCAACCTGGACGTGATCGCGCACGCCGTCGGCACCTACGCCGAGTCGCTGCGTTCGCTCGGCAAGCAGTAG